The following are encoded in a window of Mycolicibacterium tusciae JS617 genomic DNA:
- a CDS encoding RNA polymerase-binding protein RbpA has product MADRVLRGSRLGAVSYETDRNHDLAPRQVARYRTDNGEEFDVPFADDAEIPHTWLCRNGMEGTLIEGDAPEPKKTKPPRTHWDMLLERRSVDELEELLKERLDIIKARRRG; this is encoded by the coding sequence ATGGCTGATCGCGTCTTGAGAGGCAGTCGTCTCGGGGCTGTGAGCTACGAGACCGACCGCAACCACGATCTTGCGCCGCGTCAGGTTGCGCGCTATCGCACCGATAACGGTGAAGAGTTCGACGTCCCGTTCGCCGACGACGCCGAGATCCCGCACACGTGGCTGTGCCGCAACGGCATGGAAGGCACGCTGATCGAGGGCGACGCGCCGGAGCCCAAGAAGACGAAGCCGCCGCGTACCCACTGGGACATGCTGCTGGAGCGCCGCTCGGTCGACGAGTTGGAGGAACTGCTCAAAGAGCGCCTCGACATCATCAAGGCTCGCCGCCGGGGCTAG
- a CDS encoding dienelactone hydrolase family protein, whose protein sequence is MTNVSIETPDGPIDALLSLPHGAGPRPGVVVVHDAIGYRPDNEATSARIAAAGFVTITPNLYSRGGRARCVTRVFRELLSQRGRALDDILAARDHLLSLPQCSGSVGVVGFCMGGHFALVLSPKGFGASAPFYGTPLPRHLSETLDGACPIVASFGRRDPIGIGAPAQLRKVVEGKGIPADIKVYPHAGHSFANKLPGQPLIRIAGFGYNDAATEDAYQRVFTFFNEHLAAR, encoded by the coding sequence GTGACGAACGTCAGCATCGAAACACCGGATGGCCCGATCGATGCGCTGCTGAGCCTGCCCCACGGTGCGGGGCCGCGCCCGGGTGTGGTGGTGGTGCACGACGCCATCGGCTACCGCCCCGACAACGAGGCGACGTCCGCGCGAATCGCCGCTGCGGGGTTCGTCACGATCACGCCGAATCTGTATTCGCGCGGCGGCCGGGCCCGATGCGTCACCAGAGTTTTCCGGGAGTTGCTCAGTCAGCGTGGTCGGGCACTGGATGACATCCTCGCCGCGCGCGATCATCTGCTGTCGTTGCCGCAGTGCTCCGGCTCGGTCGGTGTGGTCGGCTTCTGTATGGGCGGGCACTTCGCTCTAGTGCTGTCGCCCAAGGGATTTGGTGCTTCGGCGCCGTTCTATGGCACGCCGCTACCCCGGCACCTGAGCGAAACCCTTGACGGGGCCTGCCCAATCGTGGCCAGCTTCGGCCGACGCGACCCCATCGGCATAGGTGCCCCCGCGCAGCTACGCAAAGTCGTCGAGGGGAAAGGCATCCCGGCCGACATCAAGGTATACCCGCACGCCGGACACAGCTTTGCGAACAAACTGCCGGGCCAGCCCCTTATCCGCATTGCCGGTTTCGGCTACAACGATGCCGCTACGGAGGACGCCTACCAGCGCGTCTTCACGTTCTTCAACGAGCACCTTGCGGCGCGTTAG
- the lnt gene encoding apolipoprotein N-acyltransferase codes for MADVSLPSRRESPPTQRFSGKFASARAGLIDRLPQLGVAIVAGLALCLSFPPFGWWYLAVLAFALLSWVLTRETTTVAGGFGYAFIFGLAFYLPLLPWISGFVGPIPWIALCVLQALFPAVFGAAAVAVRRLPGWPLWFAGLWAAQEWLKSTVPFGGFPWGVVAYSQTDGPLLSMVQVGGAPLLSFAVVLIGFSLAAITLEIAKWWRQGTTRTAGPPAVVVPGACITVVLLLTALTWPQVRHSGVGADDEQPITVAAVQGNVPRLGLEFNAQRREVLDNHVRETIRLAEDVRAGRAPQPMFVVWPENSSDIDPLASPDAKAEISAAAEAIKAPILVGSVVAAPGYSRDNPVSNNSVIVWNPETGPADRHDKQIVQPFGEYLPWRSFFRLLSPYADRAGYFIPGSGNGVVHAAGVPVGVATCWEVIFDRATRESVRNGAQILAIPTNNATFDEAMSAQQLAFARLRAVEHDRYVVVAGTTGISAIIAPDGRELARTEFFEPAYLDTQVRLKSQLTAATRWAPLVEGALVAVGIGALIAAILHNGSFVRRLRTTKDRGAK; via the coding sequence ATGGCTGACGTTTCGCTGCCGAGCAGACGCGAATCGCCCCCGACACAGCGGTTTTCGGGCAAGTTTGCGTCTGCTCGCGCGGGATTGATCGACCGTCTGCCGCAGTTGGGTGTCGCTATCGTCGCCGGTCTTGCGCTGTGCCTGAGCTTCCCGCCATTCGGCTGGTGGTATCTGGCGGTCCTCGCATTCGCTTTGCTGTCGTGGGTACTTACTCGTGAAACAACTACTGTCGCAGGCGGATTCGGGTACGCCTTCATTTTCGGACTGGCGTTCTACCTGCCGCTGCTGCCATGGATCAGCGGATTTGTCGGCCCCATTCCGTGGATCGCTCTGTGTGTGCTCCAGGCGCTTTTCCCCGCGGTGTTCGGCGCTGCGGCCGTCGCCGTCCGGCGGCTGCCGGGGTGGCCCCTCTGGTTCGCCGGGCTGTGGGCGGCCCAAGAGTGGCTCAAGTCGACGGTGCCATTCGGAGGATTCCCGTGGGGTGTCGTGGCCTACAGCCAAACCGACGGGCCGCTGTTGTCGATGGTGCAGGTGGGTGGCGCACCACTGCTGTCCTTCGCCGTCGTGCTGATCGGATTCAGCCTGGCCGCAATCACTCTGGAGATCGCGAAGTGGTGGCGGCAAGGCACCACCAGGACGGCGGGGCCGCCGGCGGTCGTGGTGCCCGGCGCGTGCATCACCGTCGTCCTGTTACTCACCGCGCTCACGTGGCCTCAAGTCCGGCACTCCGGCGTGGGCGCCGACGACGAACAGCCGATCACCGTGGCCGCCGTGCAGGGAAACGTGCCAAGACTCGGACTCGAGTTCAACGCGCAGCGCCGCGAGGTACTGGACAATCACGTCCGCGAAACCATCCGGCTCGCCGAGGACGTGCGCGCCGGCCGGGCGCCGCAGCCGATGTTCGTCGTCTGGCCGGAGAACTCCTCAGACATCGATCCACTGGCCAGTCCGGACGCGAAGGCCGAAATTTCGGCGGCGGCGGAGGCGATCAAGGCGCCGATTCTGGTCGGAAGTGTGGTTGCGGCGCCGGGCTACAGCCGCGACAACCCGGTCTCGAACAATTCGGTGATCGTGTGGAACCCCGAGACGGGTCCGGCCGATCGCCACGACAAGCAGATCGTGCAGCCGTTCGGCGAGTACCTGCCGTGGCGCAGTTTCTTTCGCCTCCTGTCGCCATACGCCGACCGCGCCGGCTACTTCATCCCGGGCAGCGGTAACGGGGTGGTGCATGCCGCGGGCGTGCCCGTCGGGGTCGCCACCTGCTGGGAGGTGATCTTCGACCGTGCCACCCGCGAGTCGGTGCGAAACGGAGCGCAGATTCTGGCGATCCCGACCAATAACGCCACCTTCGACGAGGCAATGAGCGCACAACAGCTCGCCTTCGCACGGCTGCGGGCCGTCGAACACGACCGGTACGTGGTCGTCGCCGGAACTACCGGTATCAGCGCGATCATCGCCCCGGATGGACGTGAGCTTGCCCGCACCGAGTTCTTCGAACCCGCCTACCTGGACACCCAGGTGCGGCTGAAGTCCCAGCTCACAGCCGCGACGCGATGGGCGCCGCTGGTCGAGGGTGCGCTGGTCGCCGTCGGTATCGGGGCTCTGATCGCCGCGATACTGCACAATGGGAGTTTCGTTCGTCGGCTACGAACGACGAAAGATAGAGGAGCTAAATGA
- a CDS encoding polyprenol monophosphomannose synthase, with the protein MTTGPGPGDRPSQRTLVIIPTYNERENLPLIVGRVQTACPDVHILVVDDGSPDGTGELANELALADPDRVHVMHRAAKAGLGAAYLAGFEWGLGREYRVLVEMDADGSHPPEQLHRLLDSIDNGADLVIGSRYVKGGETKNWPRRRQALSRTANGYARVVLGVDIHDITAGYRAYRREVLEKIDLAAVESKGYCFQIDLTWRTINNGFVVVEVPITFTEREFGQSKMSGSNIREAIFKVAEWGFRGRLDRARGVGVSR; encoded by the coding sequence ATGACGACGGGCCCGGGCCCCGGGGATCGCCCAAGTCAGCGGACGCTGGTCATCATCCCCACCTACAACGAGCGGGAAAACCTGCCGTTGATCGTCGGACGCGTGCAGACCGCGTGTCCCGATGTACACATCCTGGTCGTCGACGACGGCAGCCCGGACGGGACCGGTGAGTTGGCCAACGAGCTGGCACTCGCCGACCCCGATCGCGTGCACGTGATGCACCGCGCCGCCAAGGCTGGCCTCGGAGCGGCATACCTGGCCGGGTTCGAGTGGGGCCTGGGGCGCGAGTACAGGGTCCTCGTCGAGATGGACGCCGACGGGAGCCATCCCCCCGAACAGTTGCACCGCCTGCTCGACAGCATCGACAACGGCGCGGACCTGGTGATCGGCTCGCGCTACGTCAAGGGCGGCGAGACGAAAAACTGGCCGCGCCGGCGTCAGGCGTTATCTCGTACGGCGAATGGCTATGCCAGGGTGGTGCTCGGCGTCGACATCCACGACATCACCGCCGGATACCGCGCGTATCGGCGCGAGGTGCTGGAAAAGATCGACCTGGCCGCCGTCGAGTCGAAGGGGTACTGCTTCCAGATCGACCTGACCTGGCGCACCATCAACAACGGGTTCGTCGTCGTCGAAGTACCGATCACCTTCACCGAGCGCGAGTTCGGACAGTCCAAGATGAGCGGGTCCAACATCCGCGAAGCAATTTTCAAGGTCGCGGAGTGGGGTTTCCGCGGGCGTCTTGATCGCGCCCGCGGCGTTGGCGTCAGCCGCTAA
- a CDS encoding LLM class flavin-dependent oxidoreductase: MSAQAESSSGTAQVEPPSSTAKFFWFLPTNGDSRSIVGASHASSHHTVPANYRAPSRRYLAEVARAADRLGYEGVLTPTGTWCEDAWLTTSALLAETERLKFLVAFRPGLVPPTLAAQQTATLQRFSEGRVLLNIVTGGDDVEQQRFGDFLGHDERYSRTGEFLHIVNTLWRQESLDFEGKHYTVKDARVSAAPDPLPQIYFGGSSAAALPIAAEYVDVYLTWGEPPQAAAAKIERVRKLAEERGRKVRFGIRLHTISRDTSAAAWAVADELLAELSPEQIAKQTELHAKSESEGQRRMTALHGGRLDSLEIYPNLWAGVGLVRGGAGTALVGSHEEVANLIYEYHSVGFDEFILSGYPHLEEAYWFAEGVLPLLKQKGVA; encoded by the coding sequence ATGTCCGCGCAGGCCGAATCGTCTTCAGGCACAGCCCAAGTCGAACCGCCGTCTTCGACAGCCAAATTCTTTTGGTTCCTCCCCACCAACGGGGACAGCAGATCCATCGTCGGCGCATCGCACGCATCGTCTCACCACACCGTGCCTGCCAATTATCGCGCACCGTCGCGCAGGTACCTCGCCGAGGTGGCACGTGCCGCGGACCGACTGGGATACGAGGGCGTGCTGACCCCGACGGGTACCTGGTGCGAGGACGCATGGCTGACGACCTCGGCACTGCTCGCCGAAACCGAACGTCTCAAGTTCCTGGTCGCATTCCGACCGGGGCTGGTTCCACCGACGCTGGCCGCGCAGCAGACCGCGACCCTTCAGCGGTTCTCCGAGGGCAGGGTGCTGCTCAACATCGTCACCGGCGGCGACGACGTCGAGCAGCAGCGGTTCGGTGACTTCCTCGGCCACGACGAGCGATATTCCCGCACAGGGGAGTTCCTGCACATCGTCAACACACTGTGGCGTCAGGAGTCACTCGACTTCGAGGGCAAGCACTACACGGTGAAGGACGCACGGGTGTCGGCCGCACCAGATCCACTGCCGCAGATCTATTTTGGCGGGTCGTCGGCGGCAGCGCTGCCCATCGCTGCCGAGTACGTCGACGTCTATCTGACGTGGGGTGAGCCGCCACAGGCCGCGGCAGCCAAGATCGAGCGGGTCCGCAAACTGGCCGAGGAACGTGGCCGCAAGGTGCGCTTCGGTATCCGGCTGCACACCATCAGCCGGGACACATCGGCGGCGGCGTGGGCGGTTGCCGACGAGTTGCTCGCCGAACTGAGCCCCGAGCAGATCGCCAAACAGACTGAGCTGCACGCCAAGTCGGAATCCGAAGGCCAACGGCGGATGACCGCGCTGCACGGCGGCCGGTTGGACAGCCTGGAGATCTACCCCAACCTGTGGGCAGGCGTCGGGTTGGTTCGTGGCGGAGCGGGCACGGCGCTGGTCGGCAGCCACGAGGAAGTGGCGAACCTGATCTACGAGTACCACTCGGTCGGCTTCGACGAGTTCATCCTCTCCGGCTATCCCCATCTGGAGGAGGCG
- a CDS encoding amidohydrolase, with protein MTTLLLNGRVHSPAMPDASAMAVRDGLVAWLGSDDVGRAQYPDAQIVDLDGAFVAPAFVDSHVHLTATGLTLTGLDLRQATSLRHCMQLLGDFARAHPDGAVWGHGWDESGWPERTPPSTADVDEAVGGRAAYLARVDVHSAAASTALRRLVPGLAEAHGFSVQGPLSSDAHHLVRAAAREGLNTEQRLTAQRAALNAAAAFGIAAVHECAGPDIGGLSDWDEVRGIEHGVEVVGYWGQAVSTAVEARELIARTGARGLAGDLFVDGALGSRTAWLHRPYNDAANCCGNAYLDTDAIAAHLRACTDAGVTAGFHVIGDAAVGAAVDAFERIVEEFGAPAVARCGHRLEHLEMVTGEQAHRLGAWGVLASMQPNFDALWGGEHGMYAQRLGADRAGSLNPFALLASQGVPLAFGSDSPVTSMNPWATVRAATRHQTNGSALSARAAFAAATRGAWRAAGVRDGVTGTLVPGAPASYAVWETDELEVSAPSDAVQRWSTDARSRVPALPRLDGALPLCRQTVHRGVTIHG; from the coding sequence GTGACGACACTCCTTCTCAACGGCCGGGTGCACAGCCCGGCGATGCCCGACGCGTCCGCGATGGCGGTGCGCGACGGTCTCGTGGCTTGGTTGGGCAGCGACGACGTGGGCCGTGCTCAGTATCCCGACGCCCAGATCGTCGACCTCGACGGTGCCTTCGTCGCGCCGGCCTTCGTCGACAGTCACGTCCATCTCACGGCGACCGGGCTGACCCTGACCGGACTGGATCTGCGGCAGGCGACCTCGCTTCGGCACTGCATGCAGCTTCTCGGCGATTTCGCCCGCGCCCATCCCGACGGCGCAGTGTGGGGACACGGCTGGGACGAATCCGGCTGGCCCGAACGGACGCCACCCAGCACCGCCGACGTCGACGAGGCGGTCGGAGGCAGGGCCGCGTATTTGGCCCGGGTCGACGTCCACTCGGCGGCCGCCTCGACGGCGCTGCGCCGACTGGTACCCGGTCTGGCCGAGGCGCACGGCTTCTCGGTCCAGGGGCCGCTGAGCAGCGATGCGCACCACCTGGTGCGCGCGGCCGCCCGCGAGGGGCTCAACACCGAACAGCGGCTGACCGCCCAGCGGGCAGCATTGAATGCCGCCGCCGCGTTCGGCATCGCCGCGGTGCACGAGTGCGCGGGTCCCGATATCGGCGGGCTGTCCGATTGGGATGAGGTGCGTGGCATCGAGCACGGCGTGGAGGTCGTCGGCTACTGGGGTCAAGCGGTGAGCACCGCCGTCGAGGCACGCGAACTGATAGCGCGCACCGGAGCACGTGGGCTGGCCGGCGATCTTTTTGTCGACGGCGCGCTTGGCTCCCGCACCGCGTGGCTGCACCGGCCCTACAACGACGCTGCGAACTGTTGTGGCAACGCGTATCTCGATACCGATGCGATCGCGGCACACCTGCGGGCCTGTACCGACGCGGGTGTCACCGCAGGTTTCCATGTCATCGGCGACGCGGCCGTCGGCGCCGCGGTCGACGCGTTCGAGCGCATCGTCGAGGAGTTCGGCGCACCCGCGGTCGCCCGTTGCGGACATCGCCTCGAGCACCTCGAAATGGTGACAGGGGAGCAGGCACACCGTCTCGGCGCGTGGGGTGTACTCGCCAGCATGCAGCCGAATTTCGATGCCCTATGGGGCGGGGAACACGGCATGTACGCCCAGCGGCTCGGCGCCGACCGAGCCGGATCGTTGAATCCGTTCGCGCTGCTAGCATCCCAAGGCGTGCCTCTCGCTTTCGGCTCCGACAGCCCCGTCACCAGCATGAATCCCTGGGCGACGGTGCGTGCGGCGACTCGACATCAGACCAATGGCAGCGCACTGTCCGCGCGCGCGGCGTTTGCCGCAGCCACCCGCGGAGCCTGGCGCGCCGCCGGCGTGCGCGATGGTGTCACCGGCACCCTGGTTCCCGGGGCCCCGGCGAGCTACGCCGTCTGGGAGACCGACGAGCTCGAGGTCAGCGCACCGTCCGACGCGGTGCAACGGTGGTCGACGGATGCGCGCTCGCGGGTGCCCGCGCTGCCGCGACTCGACGGCGCATTGCCGCTCTGCCGCCAGACGGTGCACCGGGGTGTCACCATCCATGGCTGA
- a CDS encoding PPOX class F420-dependent oxidoreductase: protein MTDTFEDVARSKYLLLTTFTKDGRPKPTTVWGVKDGDRLLISTDDGSWKTKRIGNTPRVTIQRSSALGKPKGDPVEAVARNLPKSDNRRVFEMVTKKYWWHAWWWIPQAIVRGGIDKVHSAVEVKPA, encoded by the coding sequence ATGACAGACACCTTCGAAGACGTGGCGCGGTCCAAGTACCTGCTTCTGACCACCTTCACCAAGGACGGCAGGCCAAAGCCAACGACCGTCTGGGGCGTGAAGGACGGCGACAGGCTGCTGATCTCCACCGACGACGGGTCGTGGAAGACAAAGCGCATCGGCAACACACCGCGCGTGACTATTCAGCGGTCCAGCGCGCTGGGTAAGCCGAAGGGTGACCCGGTGGAGGCGGTAGCCCGGAATCTGCCGAAGTCAGACAATCGACGGGTCTTCGAAATGGTCACCAAGAAGTACTGGTGGCACGCGTGGTGGTGGATTCCGCAGGCGATCGTGCGCGGCGGAATCGACAAGGTGCACAGCGCCGTCGAGGTCAAGCCGGCCTAA
- a CDS encoding FxsA family protein has protein sequence MAMRLFLLYTVIELAVIVALVSTIGFGWTVLLLLGTFALGLALAGSQVKRHFRRLRAGLDPASVQGAAADGVLVALGTVLVVIPGLASSVVGALLLLPPTRAAARPLVTAMAARRMPLITVAGATGHTGYTAPPGDYIDGEVIDVTDVEPAAVERKPD, from the coding sequence ATGGCGATGCGGCTGTTTCTCCTCTATACGGTCATCGAGCTGGCGGTCATCGTGGCGCTGGTATCGACGATCGGCTTCGGCTGGACGGTGTTACTGCTGCTCGGCACCTTCGCGCTCGGCCTCGCGTTGGCCGGATCCCAGGTCAAGCGACACTTCCGGCGTCTGCGCGCTGGCCTTGACCCGGCTTCGGTGCAGGGCGCCGCGGCAGACGGTGTGCTCGTCGCGCTGGGCACCGTGCTCGTCGTCATTCCCGGGCTGGCCAGCTCCGTCGTCGGCGCGCTGCTCCTGCTGCCGCCCACCCGCGCGGCCGCGCGTCCGCTGGTGACGGCCATGGCCGCTCGCCGCATGCCGCTCATCACCGTCGCGGGAGCCACCGGCCACACCGGCTATACCGCGCCCCCCGGTGATTACATTGACGGCGAGGTCATCGACGTCACCGACGTCGAGCCTGCCGCCGTGGAGCGCAAACCCGACTAA
- a CDS encoding IS1380 family transposase, which translates to MQVSHSFASQSAVFDDDHLVSCAGLVPVMTLAQQTGLTRLLSEKVQIVAPRIKSGAANPSPKLATLIAGMCAGADCIDDIDLVRSGGMTTLFDGVYAPSTVGTLLREFTFGHARQLESVLRDHLVALCGRVDLLPDAAKGSVFIDIDSLLRPVYGRAKQGASYGHTKIAGKQILRKGLSPLATTISTAGSAPVIAGMRLRAGKTASAKGAGRMVAQAIRTARAAGASGQILVRGDSAYGNRAVVRSCLRAGARFSLVMIRNPAVERALAAIDESAWTPVSYPGAVQDPDTGAWISDAEVAEIPYTAFASTPDRITARLIVRRVKDARFPDALFPVWRYHPFFTNTDLPADQADITHRQHAIIETVFADLIDGPLAHIPSGRFGANSAWILCAAIAHNLLRAAGVLAGENHGRARGSTLRRKIVNIPARLARPQRRPILHLPTHWPWSRAWLMLWHNIIGPSPPNAATV; encoded by the coding sequence GTGCAAGTTTCGCACAGCTTCGCTTCGCAGTCAGCGGTGTTCGATGACGATCATCTCGTGTCGTGCGCCGGGCTGGTACCGGTGATGACGTTGGCCCAGCAGACCGGGCTGACTCGGCTTCTCTCGGAGAAGGTCCAGATCGTCGCGCCGCGGATCAAGTCCGGGGCGGCCAACCCGTCTCCGAAACTGGCCACGCTGATCGCGGGCATGTGCGCGGGCGCGGACTGCATCGACGACATCGACCTGGTCCGCAGCGGCGGCATGACGACGCTCTTCGACGGCGTGTACGCACCGTCGACGGTCGGAACGTTGTTGCGAGAGTTCACCTTCGGTCACGCCCGCCAACTCGAATCGGTACTACGTGACCATCTGGTGGCGCTGTGTGGGAGGGTCGACCTGCTCCCTGATGCCGCCAAGGGGTCGGTGTTCATCGACATCGACTCGCTGCTACGTCCGGTCTACGGGCGCGCCAAACAGGGCGCCTCCTACGGACACACCAAGATCGCCGGCAAGCAGATCCTGCGCAAGGGACTCTCACCGCTGGCCACCACCATCAGCACCGCGGGGTCGGCACCGGTGATCGCCGGGATGCGGCTACGCGCGGGCAAGACCGCCTCGGCCAAGGGTGCCGGGCGCATGGTCGCCCAAGCCATCAGAACCGCCCGCGCCGCCGGAGCCAGCGGGCAGATCCTGGTGCGCGGCGACTCGGCCTACGGCAACCGGGCGGTGGTGCGGAGCTGCCTGCGCGCGGGCGCCCGGTTCTCGCTGGTGATGATCCGAAACCCCGCCGTGGAACGCGCGCTGGCCGCCATCGACGAGAGCGCCTGGACCCCGGTGTCTTATCCCGGCGCAGTCCAAGATCCCGATACCGGGGCCTGGATCTCTGATGCCGAAGTCGCCGAAATCCCCTACACCGCTTTTGCATCCACCCCCGATCGAATCACCGCGCGCCTCATCGTGCGTCGAGTCAAAGACGCCCGGTTTCCCGACGCACTGTTTCCGGTCTGGCGATATCACCCGTTCTTCACCAACACCGACCTGCCCGCCGATCAGGCCGACATCACCCACCGCCAACACGCGATCATCGAGACCGTGTTCGCCGACCTGATCGACGGACCGCTGGCACACATCCCGTCGGGCCGCTTCGGGGCGAACTCCGCCTGGATCCTGTGCGCGGCCATCGCCCACAACCTGCTGCGCGCCGCCGGGGTGCTGGCAGGTGAGAACCACGGCCGGGCGCGGGGATCCACACTGCGCCGCAAGATCGTCAACATTCCCGCGCGACTCGCCCGTCCGCAACGCCGGCCCATCCTGCACCTACCCACCCACTGGCCCTGGTCTCGGGCCTGGCTCATGCTGTGGCACAACATCATCGGCCCTAGCCCGCCCAATGCCGCTACTGTCTGA
- a CDS encoding alpha/beta fold hydrolase has protein sequence MGPAVTLSTPESPTPLPLTGVWRFENFVLDTQCYELRADGDVIRVEPQVFDVLTQLVSNAHRFVSKEELLDSVWGGRFVTEAALTSRIKAARRALGDDGESQRFIRTVRGRGYQFVATLTADGPPLPTPPLPEPAAPDEPPPPRQHIAFCRAADGVRLAYAVAGEGPPLVRAANWMTHLGYDIESPVWKHWVRDLSASRQFIRYDERGCGLSDWDATDFTFDDWVADLESVVEALGLERFPLLGVSQGGAVAVAYAARHPERVSRLVLCGAYARGRAVRASGEDEKRAAALDLELARVGWGRDDPAFRQVFAAQFLPDGSRSDWAAFDQLQRRTTSPENAVRFLEEFARIDVRELARGVVCPTLIMHSRDDHRVPLRFGEELASLIPDSRLVELSSNNHLLTSSEPAWQVFRAEIDEFLTI, from the coding sequence ATGGGACCCGCCGTGACGTTGTCAACACCTGAGTCTCCAACTCCTCTGCCCTTGACCGGCGTGTGGCGGTTCGAGAACTTCGTACTCGACACCCAATGCTACGAATTGCGCGCTGATGGCGACGTCATCCGGGTCGAGCCCCAGGTGTTCGATGTACTCACGCAGCTGGTGAGCAATGCCCACCGATTCGTGTCGAAGGAGGAACTGCTCGATTCGGTGTGGGGTGGGCGCTTCGTCACCGAGGCCGCGTTGACGAGCCGCATCAAGGCCGCCCGTCGCGCACTCGGTGACGATGGTGAATCGCAGCGGTTCATCAGGACCGTCCGCGGCCGCGGTTACCAGTTTGTGGCCACCCTCACCGCGGACGGGCCACCGTTGCCGACCCCGCCGCTTCCCGAGCCCGCGGCGCCTGACGAGCCACCGCCGCCGCGCCAGCACATCGCGTTCTGTAGGGCCGCAGACGGTGTGCGGCTTGCCTACGCAGTGGCCGGGGAGGGCCCGCCGCTTGTGCGGGCGGCGAACTGGATGACCCACCTCGGGTACGACATCGAAAGCCCGGTGTGGAAACACTGGGTGCGCGATCTGTCGGCGAGCCGCCAGTTCATTCGCTACGACGAGCGTGGATGTGGGTTATCTGATTGGGATGCAACAGATTTCACCTTCGACGATTGGGTAGCCGACCTCGAATCGGTGGTCGAGGCGCTTGGCCTGGAACGCTTTCCGCTGCTCGGCGTGTCGCAGGGCGGCGCCGTCGCCGTGGCCTATGCGGCCCGTCATCCCGAACGGGTCAGCCGCCTGGTGCTATGCGGTGCATATGCGCGTGGACGGGCCGTGCGTGCGTCGGGCGAGGATGAAAAGCGGGCCGCGGCACTGGACCTCGAACTCGCCCGAGTCGGTTGGGGCCGCGACGATCCGGCGTTCCGGCAGGTCTTCGCCGCGCAGTTCCTGCCCGACGGCTCCCGCTCCGATTGGGCTGCGTTCGATCAGCTCCAGCGGCGCACCACCTCGCCGGAGAACGCAGTGCGTTTCCTCGAGGAGTTCGCCCGCATCGACGTCCGTGAACTGGCGCGAGGCGTCGTCTGCCCGACTCTGATCATGCACTCGCGTGACGATCACCGAGTTCCGCTCCGTTTTGGCGAGGAGTTGGCTTCGCTGATACCGGATTCCCGCCTGGTGGAGCTCTCCAGTAACAACCATCTGCTGACCTCATCCGAGCCGGCATGGCAGGTGTTCCGGGCCGAGATCGACGAATTCCTGACGATTTGA
- a CDS encoding PPOX class F420-dependent oxidoreductase, which produces MPATFADIAKSEYILLTTFTKDGKPKPTAVWAPPDGDRLLVITQEKSWKVKRIRNTPRVTIAKCDRSGNPQGEAIEAVAAILDKSANVATYDLIGKRYGLVGKAFNLFSKLRGGMKNNVTIELKAA; this is translated from the coding sequence GTGCCTGCGACCTTTGCCGACATCGCGAAGTCGGAATACATCCTGCTGACCACGTTCACCAAGGACGGCAAGCCCAAGCCCACCGCGGTCTGGGCACCCCCGGACGGCGACCGCCTCCTCGTCATCACGCAAGAAAAGTCGTGGAAGGTCAAGCGCATTCGGAATACACCGCGGGTCACCATCGCGAAATGCGACCGAAGCGGTAACCCTCAAGGTGAGGCGATCGAGGCGGTTGCGGCGATCCTGGACAAATCGGCCAATGTCGCAACCTACGACTTGATCGGAAAGCGTTACGGGCTGGTCGGTAAGGCGTTCAACCTCTTCTCCAAACTGCGCGGCGGCATGAAGAACAACGTGACCATCGAGTTGAAAGCGGCGTAG